TGTAGGACCTTTGTAATATAGACCTGTCACCCGGCATCGAGCGCCTGAAACATTGCTCAGATTAAAAATTGTATTTACCTCTACATAACCCCTTTCACCATTATAGGTAAATTCGTTAAAAATACTTTCCGCGATGATTCCGCCAACTGAAACAAACTTCTCAACTTCCGTGCTTCCATTGTGACCGACAAGATCACGAATGGTATTCTCATAGATATTTAAAAAGAATGTTGAAGCATGAATCCCTTGTACCCGGCTGCTTTGGTTAAGAGTTGCAGCATTAGTTCCATTATTGGTTAATTGCGCTACAGTGTTGTTATGAATCCTGACATACCCGCTTTCCCACGGATCTCCTGATTGATCAGCCACATCATAAAATATCCCGTAAACCCATTGTGTGGCCCCTGTAGATAAAGAATTCGCGTTCAGGTTAGTGATTGTATTATTATTTACAGGCAAAGGAATATGGGTTCCATGCCGTAGTTTCGCAATGCCAAATAAATGACAACCGATATCCGGTGTGGAAGTATTTGTTGAAATCGCCCCAATGGTATTGAACCGGATATTTGTGACAAGATATGTCTGGTAGGCAATACCGATAAACCCTAAACGACTTGAATTCTGAGGAAGATGAAGTAGTTCCGAAACTGATGTTTCACCCTGAGTAAGTATAATATTATCAGTGCCGGTAGCAGATCCGATGGTATTCCCATCTGCGGCTGTTGTTCCTCCTATATGGAAACTTGACCATTGCTCCAGGTGAATTGCCGTAAAGCCGGCATTTCCGCTGTTATGCCAGTCAAATAAAGATATCTGGTTTCTATGTATATTTCCGCTTAAAAAGTTGCCGGCAGAAGGTCCTCCGACATATATCCCATAAAATAAATTGTTAGAAGAAGCAGTCTTAAGCCAGTGTGAAGCGTATGTTATATCGTTTGCATTGCCGCCGATGGTATTCCGGTGTATCTGGTTGCCGGTCCCGATGGATATAAACCGGATTACTGCATACTCCGCATCTGCTGTAGGAGAAAAACTGCTGGTCTCATAAAACCGGTTATCATTAATCCGGCTGGTTCCTGTTCCAGTATGCAAATAAACCCCGTTGGAATTATTGTTTAAGCTGAAGAAATTATAGAACTCATTGAATTCAACAAAAACGGTGTTACTTCCCGTTCCGTTAAATGAATAAACTGAATTTGCCGGCCGGTTATCCCCGTTTCCGGTGAATGCGTTTCGGAGGATGCTATTATTGGTATTCGCACCGCCCCCCCCGATATATACCGTCCCCCGGTCAGCGCCGGTTCCGGAACCACGCAGGTTGCAATAGGTAATGGTATTGCTGGTGGCGCCGTTATCCAGTTGGATGGTGGTGGCATTAGGCCCCACACGGGTATTTATATAGAAAAGGCTTGTGTCCGCTCCTGCACCGCCTGGAGAGCCATGCAGAATCACCCCATCCGCACCATTCAAGTGCACCAGCGGACCATCAATATCTCCGGTTACAGAAATCCCTTCCGACTGCGGGAATACCCGTACTGAGGTATAGGATGACAAACCACCACTGGCATTCAGCACAGCTGAAACGGGCTCAGTGGTAGAAGCCAGGATCCTTACAGAAATCTGCCCCACGTAATCACCGTTGTTAATGGAAGTGAAGGCTTCGCCCAGGGTGTTGTAGCAGGTGGGCGAAGGATTGGCCGCTGAAAATACTTCAACAATCCCAAAACTGACGGTCACAACACTAAAAACCGGATCCGGTAAAGCACAAGGATCACTCGAGATCATGGTCACCCTGACTACATCTCCATCATTCAGAATTACCGGCCCGTAAACTTCGGAAGTCGCACCCGGCACATCAACGCCATTCAACCTCCACTGATAGGATGGACTGGGACCACCATGTACCGGAATTGCGGTAAAAGTCAATTCCCCTCCGGCGCAGGTACCCCCCGGGGGATCAATCTCAATGCTTACCGAAGGCGTCAATGCAGTCGTTGTCTCTACTACAAAGGTTTCCACCGCGGGACCGTTGCAGCCTGCTGCCGAGGCAGTGATGGTGGTGATTCCGATCCAGGTGGCCGGATAAGATACCAGCCCGGTGTTTGCATCAATACTTACCCCGCCGGCAGTACTAGCTGCATCAATACTGTAGGTAATACCGGTTGTATTGGCAGCGGTAGCGGTATACTGAACATCTTCTTCACCCTGGCAGCGGCTGTCGAGAAGGCCCGGATCAAAAACAGGGATCCCGACAGGAGGATTGGTTGTTACTGTATGCGTTGCAGTAAGAGGACCACCACAACCCTCGGCTGTGGCTGTAATGACTGTTATCCCGTTCCATGTGTCCGGGTATGTAACAGCTCCGGTATTTGATACGATACTTACCCCACCAGCCTGACTTGTAGCGTCAATTTCATAACTAATCCCGGAAGCGTTGACTGCTGTAGCTGTATAAATTATAGTTTCAGCACCCTGACACCGCTCTGAAAAAGCAGGATCAAACACCGGCGCTTCCACATTACCCGCAGTAGTGGCCACATGCGTGGCAGTAACCGGAGGCCCGTTGCAACCTGTCGCTGTTAAGGTAATGGTGACTGTGCCTGACCATCCGGCAGGATAAGAAACTTCTCCGGTAGCTGCATCAACCAGTATTGCTCCTGCCGGTGTGCTCTCAATGCTATAAAAAACAGAAACATCATTAAGAACAAGAGCAGAATCAGAGTAAATGACAGTTCCTGCACCCTGACAGCGGGTGGAGGTTTCCGGATCAAACACAGCAGTTACCGCGCCCGCCGCCGCTTCAAAGGCCCCGCGGGTAAAGGCGCAATCACGGAGGGTTCCGGTATAATCCGTCGTAATACCTGTATTGTCAACCCCGTTATAGGGGTTGCCCGGCACATAATCCGCAGCGGCAGTACCGCCCGGATTGGCAAAATTGGAATTGGCCACTACGCTGTGAACATCCTGCGCGGGATAGGCTGTCTGCCAGTCAGCCAGGGTCGCGTAGAAAATATGTGGGGTAGGTGGACCCATTCTGACAAAACGCCCGGATGGAAAATAGTAAACGTTGTAATCAGAAGTTAATCCATTTGCATTTGTTTGATAATGTGCAGCATAGTGAAATGCAGTAACACCAGCCGAAGAGGTGCGTGCATTATGAAAAATATTATTCCTTATATCTTTCTGGTTTTCATTATTACCGCTGAAAAATGCATAGGAGTTGTTTTCGTTCTGCGTTGAAGTGCCGCCGATGTAAATCGTATTATGGTAATAATTATAGTTATTGCCTGCATATCCGTTCTCATAAATTCCATAGATGTAGGCATTCGATGACATGCCCACTCCAAGTGATACAATGTTGTTGTAAACAGTCGCTTGTCCGAAATTGGTACGAATACCGTATATTTCACCAAAAGGCGGGCCAGGAACAACAGTAGCTACTGAAAGGCTGTGAATAAAGTTTTCCGAAACATGGTTAGTAAGGTTCAGCGTCCCGTTATAATAAATACCTATGGCCCGGCCCCTGGCGGCATAGGTACTCTGAAGATTGTAAATGGTATTTCCGGCGATTGTGCCGTTACCGGTAAAACGGCCTACAATGCCCGTAACAGCAGCGTTACTCTCACCCGTTTCATTCGCAGCCGAATTGCTCAGATTGAATATTATATTGCTGGTTACAGTAAGCGCTGCAACGTTGGTATGAATACCATGCACCTGTCCTCCGGCGCCGGTGGTCAGATTGCTGAGCCCCTGAATGGTATTTCCGCTGATGACCGCGATACCACCTGCAACTTCATACGCAATCCCGTAAACCACCTGATTGTTTCCGGTTGATGCTGAAGCAGCCTGCAACCCGCTGATCTGGTTATTTTCGATGGTGAGTGGCGCAGGCACTCCCAGTTTCGCAATGCCATAAATATTCGAAGCGTTTGCGGCGGAATTGCCGGCAGTGACGGCTCCGATTACATTACCGGAAATTGTTGAAGCAGAACCTGAAGCATGGCTGATGCCAAAAATACCGTTTGAAGCGGCAGTCGTTAAACCCAGGGTCACCTGAATATTTCCTGCACCCGAGCCTGCCCCAACTATGTTCCCGGTAATATTAACCGCTCCCTGCGCCACATGAATACCCGTCCAGTTGGCATTTTGCGTGTTTGTCCAGTTGAAGTCGCGAATGTTGTTTCCTGCAATGGAGTTGCCGGTGCCCGCGCTGATATAAATTCCATAAAACACATTATTGCTGCCGGTTTTTGTCCAGGTCCCGCTTGCACCATTACTCCCGATGGTATTGTTTTCAACCAGGAATCCGTTACCGGTGCCGGCATCGACGCGGATGGCGGCATATTCCACATTGGCGGATGCAACCAGCGGCGTTGTCTGGTATAGTTCATTAAACTGAATGGTCCAGTACTCGTTAAAGGCAGCCAGGTGAATACCGTTTGAAGCAAGACCCGGGTTTAAAAAGTCGTAAATCCGGTTGTCAGTTATCAGGTTTTCCGTATTTGGATTACCGGCAGTGCCTTGTGAATAAATGGCATTGAAACCGGTAATATTGCAGAATTGAATCAGATTATTTGCCGCTCCGGCAGCAAACTCAATAGTTGTGGCCGCATTGCCGGCATTTGTATTGTTAAGGGTAAGGCTGTATGGCGCACCTACAGCATCCATCCGGCCGTCGAAAATAACATTGTCGGCGCCGTTCAATTGAATCAGCGGCGCATTCAGGTTGCCGGTCACCGAAATACCAGGCGCTGCCGGAGAAACCACCACCGAAGTGTAGGATGCTGCGCCTCCGCTGGCATTCAGGATGGCAGTGGCAGGCTCGGTGGTGTTGGCCTGAATGCTTACAATAACATCACCTTGATGGGTTCCATCATTAACGGCTGCAAACGCTTCTCCCAGGTTGGGGTAGCAGGCAATAGTTGGAATCGGTAAAGTGCCAGTGACCTCAACGATGCCTAAAGTTAATGTAATCGTATTAGAAGTTGCCGGATTGCCAGTCGCACAAGGTTCATCCGAAGTAAGTATTACATATACCGCATCGTTGTTGGCAGGTGTATTAAGAGTGTAAGTATCGCTATTGCCTCCAACAGGATTGGCATTCAAGTACCATTGATAGGTTGGGGTGGTTCCTTCATTTACAGGAAGAGCAGTAAAAGTCACCGGAGTACTTCCGCAAATATTGCCCGAGGGAGAAGCGGAAATGGTGACGGAGACGGGGAGTGCTGGGTTTACTGTTATAGTGCCTGATTCATTGGCAACAACACAGCCATTTCCGGTGGTTGTCAGGGTATAGTTAAACACACCCGAAGCTGTTGGAATTCCGCTTATGGTATAGATGTTTCCAACAAGATTGCCTGTAACGCCAGCGGGCAGCGTTCCACCCAAAGTAACACCGGTTGCACCGCCGCTAATTTCATAAGTAATGGGTTCGATCGAAACATTTATACAGACTTCCTGATTTTCTGTGCTGACAGCAGAAGTAAGCGTAATGGTGTGGTTTGGATTTATAACAACACTATAACTACATTCACTCCAATTCCCGTTCACATCTGTTGCCCTCCAGGTTACCAATGTTGTTCCAACATTAAAAGCAACGCCATTAAGGGTTGCACCTGTTCCTGTTGTGGCGTTGGAAAGTGTATATGTAATGCTTGCAACACCACAAGCATCTGTAGCTGTTGCGTCCCATGAATTATTTGTGTGTGTATAGGGTCCGGAGCTGCAGATTGTTGCAGGTGCAGATGGACATGTAATATCAGGAGGAGTATTATCCTGAATGGTTACCAATGCACTACAGGTTGAAGCATTACCATTTACATCTGTTACTGTAAGAACAACCGGCCGTACACCCGTTGGCGGAGAAAAAGTATGAGATCCAAGATCCGCAATATTATCCTGAGCATAACCATCCCATTCAACAGACGGATCAAACGCATCAGTCCCATCGCCATCGCCCTGAATAATAGTTGATTTTCTTCTTAACGTATTATTTTCTGTTGAAACGAGTCCTGTTCCCCACTCATTTCCCGGATCAAATCCAATTTGACCGATCACATCAATTATTGTTGTTCCTCTTCTTAAAACCACAGCGTCGTTACCATTATACCAGTTTGTAGCAGGAGGAGTTGTCTGATCAGTCTGGGCGAGGATTACCGCAGATGAAGAACCATGTGCCACTACATAAACATCTCCATTGGCAACAGTGCCAGTAAGAGGTATGGTTAGCCCTGCAGTATTAGAACCATTGAAAAACATTTGAAGATCATATCCTCCTGTGGCAAGGTCAATATAAGCTCCTGTTCCATTATATATTTCAATTGCTTTGTTATTGCTTGAACCTTCAATATATTCGGAAATAAAAAGATCGGCTGCAGGTGTTGTTAAAAGATCGACACAAGAAAAAGTATTAGGCGAAACAGTAACTGATTGTATTCCACAGGCATCTGAGCTTCCGTCATTAATCATATCAGGAGTAATTGTTGCTGTGCCTGTTATTGGGTCAAGTGTAACTGTAATATTCTGACATATGGCAGTGGGATTTGTATTGTCTATAACAGTTACAATAGCCGTGCAAGTAGCAACATTGCCAGAATTATCTGTCACTGTTAATGTAACTGTATTTTCTCCGACGTCATCACAATTGAAGGTATTTGGTGAAACTGCAAAGGATGCTATTTCACAATTGTCAGTACTATTGTTATTGACATCGGATGGTGAAATTGTTATATTCCCTGTCGCATCCAGATTTACTGTAATATCCTGGCAATCTGCTGTGGGAGCAATATTATCAACCACGGTTACTGTTGCAGAGCAAGTAGAGCTATTTCCGCTTTCATCTATTACCGTTAGCGTAACAGTATTTGATCCAAGATCTTCGCAATCGAATGTTGTTTGCGAGATCAGCAACGTTTCAATTCCGCAATTATCAGTGCTTCCATTGTTGATCATGGAAGGGGTAAGTGTAGCAATTCCATTGGCATCAAGATAGATGGTTACAGGCTGACAGACTGCTGTTGGAGCAAGGTCGTCAATAACGGTCACATTAGCATTGCAAGTTGAAGTGTTACCTGCCTCATCCTCCACAGTCAGTGTAACTGTGTTTCCAGATGCCACAGCAGCATGAGATCCCAATCCTGTAATTGTATTCAAAGGATAAATATCCCATTCTGTAGTAAGTGTGGTAAAAGCACCCGGACCAGTTCCTATGGGATTTACTGTAACACCTCGAACAACTTCGGGCTTGCGCCTCAGCGTCCGCTGAACCGTTTGATATCCACCTGATCCGGTCCACCCATTAGTAGCTCCAGGATCATCCCCAATAACTCCGAAAATATCAGCATAGCTTCCTGTTGAAGTATTATAAATTGCAATTGCATCATTTCCGCTGAAATTTATAACTGAGTTATTCGTGACTGACGGTCCGGTATAAGTGCTACCAGAATTGATGTAAACAATAACTGCACCTGGATTTAAAGTACCACTTAATGTCATCTGTTCTGAAGGCGTTGGTGAGCCATTGGTAAATAGCAACAACTGATATAATCCAAGGTCAACAGGATCAGAGCCTGCATTATATATCTCCAGATTTTTATTACTGCTTGTACCTTCAACATATTCAGAAATTATCAACCCTCCTGCAGATAGATCATCACAATTGAATGTGTTTGGACTTACCGAAAGTGTTATATCTCCGCAATTATCATTAGAGCCAATATTTACCTGTTGCGGAGTAATCGTGACATTTCCGGTTGCATCAAGATATACTGTAATGTCCTGGCAAAGAGCAACAGGAGGAATATTATCCAATGTTACTGTGATACTGGCACAACTCCCACCTGCCGGGGCACAGCCCCCTTCACCACGAACGTAATAAGTAGTTGTTGCAGCAGGAGCAACCGAAATTGAAGTACCTGTTCCAATAGGAGTACCTCCGCATGAGCCGGAATACCAATACCAATTGGCTGCACCATTAAGATTACCGGATGTAATGCTTAATGTTGAGGATCCGTCGGGGCAAACAAGGTCTGGAGTGGCAGCCACTGTCGGGATATCGGGTTCACAGTCAGCGGCTATCTGAAAGCCACTGAACCCGCTTGAACCCGTAATTTGCAGGCTGTTTGCAGTGCGCGTGCCAATAGTAGGATATGTCCAGTTTGATGTGGTGAATTTACCGGCAAGTGCAGTATTGAAGTTAAATCCTACATCCTGGTCGGCTGTAACCCAGTTAAGAGTTGCATTGTAATTCGCAGTACCCAATCCGCTTACAATGTTAAAATACCAGGCTCTGTTAACTGAAAAAGCTGGATTAAGGTTAGAACTTCCGATATTTGGATGATCTCCATTTGTCGTATAGCCTTCAAGCACTCCGGCAACCGTTCCTGCTGTAAAGGCCATCTGAACCGGTGCATATACAGTCGAAGTTCCAATAGGGAAAAAATAAGTATTCACACCTCCATTTATTGACCTGCGCAAATACCCGTTGATATAATTTGTTGATCCACCACCGTTAATGGAATTGGTAAGCGGATTATCAACCGTAATATTGTAGGTACTTGTAGAAAGTATTCCGGAAATTAAAGTAAGATTATTACTTACATTTAGATTTTGATCCAGTGCTACACCGTTCGGATTATTGATCGTCAGGTTATTCATGGCGGCAATATTAGTCCCTGCGCCAGGGAAAGTCTGCGCCGCAGTTCCTGCCAGCACGATGGTGCCATTATTCTGAATGGTCCCTCCTCCGGTCCATGAGCCGGTTACGGTTAATGTAACACCGGCATCTACGATCAGGGTGGCACCGGAATTCAATACGATATCACCCAGCGTTTGGTTGCTGCTGATCTGCAAAGTGCCGCCAGAATATATAGTTGTGGGACCAGAATAGGTCTTAGATTCTTCAAGCCCGTCGTAGTTTACATGGACATCTCCCCGGATATTAACCCCAGGATTTCCCAACACTGGGCCGTTGAAAGTAATCTGCATGTTATTTCCACTAACGATGTTACCCCACAGATTTAACGGATTTATACTATTATTGACAACCGTATTGTTAAATATAAGAAAACCATCTTTAACATCAATATGCATCCAGGTATCTGGTCCCTGAATATTTATATTTACATTAAATCTATGTGTAGTCCAGGTTTGATTATTTTCAATACGGGCATCATTACCATTATTGTAAAAATATAAACTTCTTGACGCATCAGAATTTATTGTCCGGTCAATAGCCGGTGGAGTAACAGATGGTGAAAAGATTATTTGATTGACTGTATAGTTTGAGCCACCATTTAAATTCATGATTGGCTGGACGTTATTGTCAAAAATAATTCTGTTTGCTTCTGGTATTGTCCCACAATCAGGCCTGAATAAACTTCTCTCTGGAACTGCAGAAACATTCCACCAATGATCCAAAGAGCTTGGCGTGCCACAGTCAGTACCAAATTCCCAATCACCGGTAGTTGATTCACCTCTCCAATAAATATTAGCCTGCCCCTTCACCTCACTCACCACTGCCCCCCATGCCCAAAGCAGCAAAAGCGCCCCGGGAAGGAGGCGCCGCAAACCTTTGTACGCAGGCCGGTATAAGTTCAGACTAACCACAAACAGTATTAAATGACAAGCGGTATAACAGGAAAAACCCCTGTGTAGTTCAGTATTTTCAGCGAAAACCGGCCCTTTGTGTAAAATTTTTTTTCAGGTAGTAGTTCAGTCGGGGGTAGTCAACCGGTTAATGCATTACAAAAATACCTCTAAAATCACTCAAGTTATTAAAGAACAATGAATTTAACAACAAATTAACTTGCAAAATATGCCCTGAAGTGTAATGTTTATGATTAATTGATTTTATCAGATAAAGGTTACTTTTCGGTTGCTGCCGGTTCATCGCATGACTAACTCCGTTTTCCGGACGTCCCTTGCGGGACAGGAGTATATAAATTAATTAAATAATGTCACAAACAACTGATTAACAACCATTTATCTTTATCAACCATTACCAGCCTTTCCGTCATTCATTTCCTGCCCTCGCAAAAGCGGCACACATACCAGCCACAGGTTAAATGTTGCTTAATTTTACCAAAGATACAACTTTACAAATGCTTTTACAATAAGCATTAATACTACTTTTTTATAATAAAGAACGCTATTTCAGGAAGTTTATGACACACATTGCAATGTTATAATTGCATCCTCCCTGCTTTCACCATTCAAACCAATTACCAATCCTGATTCTCCCAACCCCTCTCCTCTTCACGCCATCAATAATTCTCATCATTCTCAAATTCCTTAATTTATAAATTTTCAAATTCTTTCATTCTTTAATTCTTTAATTCTCTCATCTTATAAATCCTCAAATTCACTAATTATCTAATTCCCTCATTCTCAAATTCTCTAATTATCTAATTATCAAACCACCCAACCTGAAAAGCCAAAAGGAATAGCATCGTTGTTCGAAATCACAAACTTCGATTTTGATTTCCACTCCAGGCTGGCATTTCCGCTTACCACGACATTGTTCCGCAGTTCAGCCTGAAGATCAGCTTTCCCCTCTGTTTCAAATTCAGCGGTAATTTCGGTAGCGTAATAGGTATAATCGGCGATCTGTTTGTTGTTCACCAGCTTCCAGAGTGCTTTGTTGGTCTTCCGCAGCTCCTGAAGCCGGGGGATCAGGGTGATTTTCGACTGGTGCACGAACGTCCGGCACTTTACGCCGGAAATAAAGAAGTCAACACTTCTGGCTGAGCTCAGGCCGCTGCTGATGCTGATCCCGAACTCATCCATGCTTGCTTTGCCGTTCAGGCTGAGGCTTCGCTGCACGGTTCCATATACCAGGTTCGCCGGTTGAAGCAGTGTTTCCCAGGCCGGGGGCGGATCATTGAACAGCTGGTCTATGCGTCCGGCAGCGAAATATCCCCTGCGCCGCTTTTCAAGGATAGCTCCGGGGATAATTCCCGGGTCGGATGCAAACAACAGGGTAATGCCGTATCGTTGCAGAAACTGAGGGAATGGAAGATTGGCCATGATTTGGGGTTTGGAAAATTGATTTATTCAAAATTAGTGAAAAACAGTGTAAATGTCAACACAATGTAAGGCCGCCGGTATGATTAACAAACCTTTAACAATAAAACAACCATTTGTCCGGTGTATAAATATTCCGGGGTTCAACAGACCGGTTTCCAAGCCCTGGTCAGCTTGATTAAATCCTTGTATGCACCCGCTCTCTTTTCATGCAGACATCCGACTCCTATGGAGTCGTAATTTCATTGTAGCATCTTCCGTGCTATACACGTTTGACTCCTCCGGAGTCATAAAATTGCCGTTTTGTTGGTGCGCCGCTGTTTACAATAACCGAATGTTCAATGAATCTATACGGGAATCAAATATTTTCAGGCGCGGA
This sequence is a window from Lentimicrobium saccharophilum. Protein-coding genes within it:
- a CDS encoding lamin tail domain-containing protein, with translation MHIDVKDGFLIFNNTVVNNSINPLNLWGNIVSGNNMQITFNGPVLGNPGVNIRGDVHVNYDGLEESKTYSGPTTIYSGGTLQISSNQTLGDIVLNSGATLIVDAGVTLTVTGSWTGGGTIQNNGTIVLAGTAAQTFPGAGTNIAAMNNLTINNPNGVALDQNLNVSNNLTLISGILSTSTYNITVDNPLTNSINGGGSTNYINGYLRRSINGGVNTYFFPIGTSTVYAPVQMAFTAGTVAGVLEGYTTNGDHPNIGSSNLNPAFSVNRAWYFNIVSGLGTANYNATLNWVTADQDVGFNFNTALAGKFTTSNWTYPTIGTRTANSLQITGSSGFSGFQIAADCEPDIPTVAATPDLVCPDGSSTLSITSGNLNGAANWYWYSGSCGGTPIGTGTSISVAPAATTTYYVRGEGGCAPAGGSCASITVTLDNIPPVALCQDITVYLDATGNVTITPQQVNIGSNDNCGDITLSVSPNTFNCDDLSAGGLIISEYVEGTSSNKNLEIYNAGSDPVDLGLYQLLLFTNGSPTPSEQMTLSGTLNPGAVIVYINSGSTYTGPSVTNNSVINFSGNDAIAIYNTSTGSYADIFGVIGDDPGATNGWTGSGGYQTVQRTLRRKPEVVRGVTVNPIGTGPGAFTTLTTEWDIYPLNTITGLGSHAAVASGNTVTLTVEDEAGNTSTCNANVTVIDDLAPTAVCQPVTIYLDANGIATLTPSMINNGSTDNCGIETLLISQTTFDCEDLGSNTVTLTVIDESGNSSTCSATVTVVDNIAPTADCQDITVNLDATGNITISPSDVNNNSTDNCEIASFAVSPNTFNCDDVGENTVTLTVTDNSGNVATCTAIVTVIDNTNPTAICQNITVTLDPITGTATITPDMINDGSSDACGIQSVTVSPNTFSCVDLLTTPAADLFISEYIEGSSNNKAIEIYNGTGAYIDLATGGYDLQMFFNGSNTAGLTIPLTGTVANGDVYVVAHGSSSAVILAQTDQTTPPATNWYNGNDAVVLRRGTTIIDVIGQIGFDPGNEWGTGLVSTENNTLRRKSTIIQGDGDGTDAFDPSVEWDGYAQDNIADLGSHTFSPPTGVRPVVLTVTDVNGNASTCSALVTIQDNTPPDITCPSAPATICSSGPYTHTNNSWDATATDACGVASITYTLSNATTGTGATLNGVAFNVGTTLVTWRATDVNGNWSECSYSVVINPNHTITLTSAVSTENQEVCINVSIEPITYEISGGATGVTLGGTLPAGVTGNLVGNIYTISGIPTASGVFNYTLTTTGNGCVVANESGTITVNPALPVSVTISASPSGNICGSTPVTFTALPVNEGTTPTYQWYLNANPVGGNSDTYTLNTPANNDAVYVILTSDEPCATGNPATSNTITLTLGIVEVTGTLPIPTIACYPNLGEAFAAVNDGTHQGDVIVSIQANTTEPATAILNASGGAASYTSVVVSPAAPGISVTGNLNAPLIQLNGADNVIFDGRMDAVGAPYSLTLNNTNAGNAATTIEFAAGAANNLIQFCNITGFNAIYSQGTAGNPNTENLITDNRIYDFLNPGLASNGIHLAAFNEYWTIQFNELYQTTPLVASANVEYAAIRVDAGTGNGFLVENNTIGSNGASGTWTKTGSNNVFYGIYISAGTGNSIAGNNIRDFNWTNTQNANWTGIHVAQGAVNITGNIVGAGSGAGNIQVTLGLTTAASNGIFGISHASGSASTISGNVIGAVTAGNSAANASNIYGIAKLGVPAPLTIENNQISGLQAASASTGNNQVVYGIAYEVAGGIAVISGNTIQGLSNLTTGAGGQVHGIHTNVAALTVTSNIIFNLSNSAANETGESNAAVTGIVGRFTGNGTIAGNTIYNLQSTYAARGRAIGIYYNGTLNLTNHVSENFIHSLSVATVVPGPPFGEIYGIRTNFGQATVYNNIVSLGVGMSSNAYIYGIYENGYAGNNYNYYHNTIYIGGTSTQNENNSYAFFSGNNENQKDIRNNIFHNARTSSAGVTAFHYAAHYQTNANGLTSDYNVYYFPSGRFVRMGPPTPHIFYATLADWQTAYPAQDVHSVVANSNFANPGGTAAADYVPGNPYNGVDNTGITTDYTGTLRDCAFTRGAFEAAAGAVTAVFDPETSTRCQGAGTVIYSDSALVLNDVSVFYSIESTPAGAILVDAATGEVSYPAGWSGTVTITLTATGCNGPPVTATHVATTAGNVEAPVFDPAFSERCQGAETIIYTATAVNASGISYEIDATSQAGGVSIVSNTGAVTYPDTWNGITVITATAEGCGGPLTATHTVTTNPPVGIPVFDPGLLDSRCQGEEDVQYTATAANTTGITYSIDAASTAGGVSIDANTGLVSYPATWIGITTITASAAGCNGPAVETFVVETTTALTPSVSIEIDPPGGTCAGGELTFTAIPVHGGPSPSYQWRLNGVDVPGATSEVYGPVILNDGDVVRVTMISSDPCALPDPVFSVVTVSFGIVEVFSAANPSPTCYNTLGEAFTSINNGDYVGQISVRILASTTEPVSAVLNASGGLSSYTSVRVFPQSEGISVTGDIDGPLVHLNGADGVILHGSPGGAGADTSLFYINTRVGPNATTIQLDNGATSNTITYCNLRGSGTGADRGTVYIGGGGANTNNSILRNAFTGNGDNRPANSVYSFNGTGSNTVFVEFNEFYNFFSLNNNSNGVYLHTGTGTSRINDNRFYETSSFSPTADAEYAVIRFISIGTGNQIHRNTIGGNANDITYASHWLKTASSNNLFYGIYVGGPSAGNFLSGNIHRNQISLFDWHNSGNAGFTAIHLEQWSSFHIGGTTAADGNTIGSATGTDNIILTQGETSVSELLHLPQNSSRLGFIGIAYQTYLVTNIRFNTIGAISTNTSTPDIGCHLFGIAKLRHGTHIPLPVNNNTITNLNANSLSTGATQWVYGIFYDVADQSGDPWESGYVRIHNNTVAQLTNNGTNAATLNQSSRVQGIHASTFFLNIYENTIRDLVGHNGSTEVEKFVSVGGIIAESIFNEFTYNGERGYVEVNTIFNLSNVSGARCRVTGLYYKGPTSNEIGSDYNTITRNFIHSLSVSNTSAVSQIFGIFSRGQVAYSNNIISLGFNVPVNASTEICGIREVGRAGNNTNIYFNTVSIGGNSSVGSSNANSYAFYSENSFNLKRILNNLFHNVRTGPAANTHAAIRLFSNSGVTIDYNNYWSQSGVVGRMDAANIPLIGDWRAATGQDVHSVNISTDFTVPFGEDPYDYIPLNPQAGVSIPEITWDFSLADRDCNNTMGAWETDMITLTASDGIPSGSYRTLADAFDKINDGTHQGDIDIKINCNTFEVRRAILYQSGYNSTSLYNRVRIYPAQPDIRVSGEMDEALIVLDGADNVTISGRINYTGADRNLTLDNYLPAPAYRPYAMTVQLLNGTTNDSIAGCIIRGGSISNGVIDIRGGGNNHNNVFINNLFTNTGIVGNETRAAAFFMSTGSGGTNTGIIANNEFRNVLRLSRNPETTARVDAILLNSGNSDWTISGNSFYETGTYATTNSVELSCIRIGASGNNFIIENNFIGGNAPGALGFWNKTGFNNNFTAIHLATGTGAGNVVRGNVIRGFNWTNSGGTTGANWTGIHIQDGSAVVGGTDAADGNLIGSADPAETSITVTNGATGGTFYGINNFTNSQIFPAWRLIQHNTIGGIRTNTTNNSAFSINAIANTNTLAFRPVIVRNSTITNLHALSSTADIQEVVGIRYNVSNDYITVEDNLIDNLQNGSNPAGGQGITSGIWIRQSARAIVSNNTVSNLTSAMGNSQSDHAAAVTGIVAFGYENLNVTGNTVNNLHSTFTTGGLQVTGIVAFASGANPAAVNRNFVHSFSLASQNTGAHMNGIRIVRGLNLTVFNNIVHLTTESTLARTIYGIYDHGAQTGDATRIYYNTVMIGGIAPAANQNNSYGLWSSSGANNKDYQNNVFSNFRSNANAGATGRHYAVFFTDTPVAGFISDYNNLYAPGTGGITGRMPSGEYPTLNSWQTATTQDAHSLSVDPVFALPGGSDPADYFPSAAMPGLTGLGGITDDFGTDAVRTDPVTMGAWENDCNGLVNDEPDAFTECENATVTFTIGVSNVTTPVYQWQVSFNGGLTWTDLTETPPYSGTNSPVLTITDITITMDGSLYRCRVTDADNGCVVISAGALLNVNPRPTTGAIWHQ